The following are from one region of the Streptomyces changanensis genome:
- a CDS encoding pilus assembly protein, which produces MLGTLLLLWQATLIGYTYALAGNAADEAARAGAVGGDCAAAAQSKLSGAWSASTSCGGGGGLVTADVSLQVPALFPGANLPFTVRGHAAAADEREE; this is translated from the coding sequence GTGCTCGGCACGCTCCTCCTGCTGTGGCAGGCGACGCTCATCGGCTACACGTACGCCCTCGCCGGCAACGCCGCCGACGAGGCCGCCCGCGCCGGAGCGGTCGGCGGCGACTGCGCCGCCGCCGCGCAGTCGAAGCTCTCCGGCGCCTGGTCGGCCAGTACCTCCTGCGGGGGCGGTGGCGGCCTGGTGACCGCCGACGTGTCCCTCCAGGTACCCGCCCTCTTCCCCGGCGCGAACCTTCCCTTCACCGTCCGGGGCCACGCGGCCGCGGCCGACGAGCGGGAGGAGTGA
- a CDS encoding TadE/TadG family type IV pilus assembly protein, which produces MEFAGWVGILMLAALAAVQLGIVAYAVQQAGMASRAAARVASQGGDGASAGQAAMSGWLADGASVSAPSDGEAVTASVTVSIPAVLPLLSFDPVTRTTTMPVTSSEGGTP; this is translated from the coding sequence GTGGAGTTCGCCGGCTGGGTCGGCATCCTGATGCTCGCCGCGCTCGCCGCCGTCCAGCTCGGCATCGTCGCGTACGCCGTCCAACAGGCCGGTATGGCCTCCCGGGCCGCCGCGCGTGTCGCCTCGCAGGGCGGCGACGGCGCGTCCGCGGGGCAGGCCGCCATGAGCGGCTGGCTCGCCGACGGGGCCTCCGTCAGCGCGCCCTCCGACGGCGAGGCGGTGACGGCCTCCGTCACCGTCTCCATCCCGGCCGTCCTGCCCCTCCTCAGCTTCGACCCGGTCACCAGGACCACCACCATGCCCGTGACCAGCAGCGAGGGAGGGACCCCGTGA
- a CDS encoding CpaF family protein: MSLRARITTPEPAGGRDGEENHLVGVYRGKLLEEIDLAEMSALPAADRRARLERVLGHIISREGPVLSSTERAQLIRRVVDEALGLGILEPLLEDASISEIMVNGPEQVYVERHGRLERLPMRFSSTEQLMQTIERIVSTVNRRVDESNPMVDARLPSGERVNVVIPPLSLSGPVLTIRRFPRAFTLHEMVALGSLDEHMVMLLAGLVRAKFNVIVSGATGTGKTTLLNALSGLIPDGERIVTIEDSAELRLQQSHVITLESRPPNVEGKGRITIRDLVRNSLRMRPDRIIVGEVRGGETLDMLQAMSTGHDGSLATVHANSAEDALTRLQTLASMSEVEVPFVAIKDQINSAVDVLVQLTRHADGSRRITEVAMLDSHGREEYRIVTVCRFEAQPMAPDGRVYGRFTHHPLPRRVAERLYMYNEPTPAAFGVALDDAQLATRGTAA, translated from the coding sequence GTGAGCCTGCGCGCCCGCATCACCACCCCGGAGCCGGCCGGCGGCAGGGACGGCGAGGAGAACCACCTCGTCGGCGTCTACCGCGGCAAGCTCCTGGAGGAGATCGACCTCGCCGAGATGTCGGCCCTCCCCGCCGCCGACCGCCGGGCCCGCCTCGAACGGGTCCTCGGTCACATCATCAGCCGCGAGGGCCCGGTCCTGTCCTCCACCGAGCGCGCGCAGCTCATCCGCCGCGTCGTCGACGAGGCTCTGGGTCTCGGCATCCTCGAACCGCTCCTGGAGGACGCCTCCATCAGCGAGATCATGGTCAACGGCCCCGAGCAGGTGTACGTGGAGCGGCACGGCCGGCTCGAACGCCTCCCGATGCGCTTCTCCTCCACCGAGCAGCTCATGCAGACGATCGAGCGCATCGTCTCCACCGTCAACCGCCGCGTGGACGAGTCGAACCCCATGGTCGACGCCCGCCTCCCCTCCGGCGAACGCGTCAACGTCGTGATCCCGCCGCTCTCCCTCAGCGGCCCCGTGCTCACCATCCGCCGCTTCCCCCGCGCCTTCACGCTCCACGAGATGGTCGCCCTCGGGTCGCTGGACGAGCACATGGTGATGCTCCTCGCCGGACTGGTCCGCGCCAAGTTCAACGTCATCGTCTCCGGGGCCACCGGCACCGGGAAGACCACCCTCCTCAACGCCCTCTCCGGCCTCATCCCGGACGGCGAGCGCATCGTCACCATCGAGGACTCCGCGGAACTCCGGCTCCAGCAGTCCCACGTCATCACCCTGGAGTCCCGTCCCCCCAACGTCGAGGGCAAGGGCCGCATCACCATCCGCGACCTCGTCCGCAACTCGCTGCGCATGCGCCCCGACCGCATCATCGTCGGCGAGGTGCGCGGCGGTGAGACGCTCGACATGCTCCAGGCCATGTCGACCGGCCACGACGGGTCCCTCGCCACCGTCCACGCCAACAGCGCGGAGGACGCGCTGACGCGGCTGCAGACCCTGGCGTCCATGTCGGAGGTCGAGGTGCCGTTCGTCGCCATCAAGGACCAGATCAACAGCGCCGTCGACGTCCTCGTGCAGCTCACCCGGCACGCCGACGGCTCCCGACGGATCACGGAGGTCGCGATGCTCGACTCCCACGGCCGCGAGGAGTACCGCATCGTGACCGTCTGCCGGTTCGAGGCGCAGCCGATGGCCCCGGACGGCCGCGTGTACGGCAGGTTCACCCACCACCCGCTGCCCCGGCGGGTCGCCGAACGGCTGTACATGTACAACGAGCCCACCCCGGCGGCCTTCGGCGTCGCCCTGGACGACGCCCAACTGGCGACGCGCGGCACGGCCGCGTAA
- a CDS encoding type II secretion system F family protein: MDNLPLLTLGVTLLAGLLAVVGVHSYAAGRAQQKALVARMTHTGPVPIAGRGRRFPRLDRRLRATGAGRRLERKLAVTGLDVTPGEYTVYAAAVLLAAYLVVSAVFAPFFGVLAVLAGLWGADAFLGWQRQRRTEAFINQLPELTRVLANATQAGLALRTAIAMAADELDDPAGEELRRVADQLAVGHSLDDALGDLADRLPSRELVVLVTTLVLSNRAGGQVVGSLRNLTGTLDERKETRREVTTLLSQVKVTAFALPLLGLGFLLMINGMNPGALDKMTGSVAGQVGSVVAFALYTAGFVMIRRLSRVRV, translated from the coding sequence ATGGACAACCTCCCGCTCCTCACCCTCGGCGTGACGCTGCTCGCCGGCCTCCTGGCCGTCGTGGGCGTCCACAGCTACGCCGCGGGCCGGGCGCAGCAGAAGGCGCTCGTGGCCCGGATGACCCACACGGGCCCGGTACCGATCGCCGGCCGCGGCCGCCGGTTCCCCCGTCTGGACCGCCGGCTGCGCGCGACCGGGGCGGGCCGCCGCCTCGAACGGAAGCTCGCCGTCACCGGCCTCGACGTCACGCCCGGCGAGTACACCGTCTACGCCGCCGCGGTCCTCCTCGCCGCGTACCTCGTCGTGTCGGCCGTCTTCGCCCCGTTCTTCGGCGTCCTCGCCGTCCTCGCCGGCCTGTGGGGCGCGGACGCCTTCCTCGGCTGGCAGCGCCAGCGCCGCACCGAGGCGTTCATCAACCAGCTGCCCGAACTGACCCGCGTCCTGGCCAACGCCACCCAGGCCGGGCTCGCGCTCCGCACCGCCATCGCCATGGCCGCCGACGAGCTCGACGACCCGGCGGGCGAGGAGCTCCGCAGGGTCGCCGACCAGCTCGCCGTCGGCCACAGCCTCGACGACGCGCTCGGCGACCTCGCCGACCGGCTCCCCTCCCGCGAACTGGTCGTCCTCGTCACCACCCTCGTCCTGTCGAACCGGGCCGGCGGCCAGGTCGTCGGCTCCCTGCGCAACCTCACCGGCACGCTCGACGAGCGCAAGGAGACCCGCCGCGAGGTGACCACCCTGCTCTCCCAGGTCAAGGTGACCGCCTTCGCCCTGCCGCTGCTGGGCCTCGGCTTCCTCCTCATGATCAACGGCATGAACCCGGGCGCACTCGACAAGATGACGGGATCCGTCGCCGGACAGGTCGGCTCGGTCGTCGCCTTCGCGCTGTACACGGCCGGCTTCGTGATGATCCGCCGCCTCTCCCGGGTGCGGGTCTGA